The Chitinophaga flava genome has a segment encoding these proteins:
- a CDS encoding endonuclease/exonuclease/phosphatase family protein, with amino-acid sequence MKRFLKIAFLLFCPFYIAGAQAQAPLRVLSYNILEGMTTDTTKGKKVFVEWVKQFNPDIMALQECNGFTQKSLEELAATWGHPYAVIVKENGYPTGLTSRYPITDIQKVNENMTHGFIMANVNGYNVVVLHLNPHKYRKRREEIASILANTERKNDKGNWIIMGDFNSNTPLDKNRLDSNRIKGWQANAIKKNPNIDNLVDGNLIDYDVQQRMLNAGFTDAIYESDRQEKAVSGKDTIRTTTRIDYIYLSKDLAKKLKTCHFIYDDFTAKYSDHQPVYMEIKK; translated from the coding sequence ATGAAACGTTTTCTGAAGATTGCTTTTTTATTGTTTTGTCCTTTTTATATAGCCGGTGCTCAGGCACAGGCGCCGCTTCGGGTATTGAGTTATAACATCCTGGAAGGAATGACCACCGATACTACCAAAGGGAAGAAAGTATTTGTAGAGTGGGTGAAACAGTTCAACCCGGATATCATGGCATTACAGGAATGTAATGGATTTACCCAGAAATCACTGGAAGAACTGGCCGCTACCTGGGGGCATCCTTATGCCGTGATCGTAAAAGAGAATGGTTATCCTACCGGCCTCACTTCCAGATATCCTATCACCGATATTCAGAAGGTGAATGAAAACATGACCCATGGCTTTATCATGGCTAACGTGAACGGCTATAACGTTGTTGTGCTGCATCTCAATCCGCACAAGTACCGCAAAAGAAGAGAAGAGATAGCCAGTATCCTGGCCAATACAGAAAGAAAAAATGATAAGGGCAACTGGATCATCATGGGAGACTTCAACTCCAATACACCACTGGATAAAAACCGGCTAGACTCCAACAGAATCAAGGGCTGGCAGGCCAACGCTATCAAGAAAAATCCCAATATCGACAACCTGGTGGATGGCAACCTGATAGATTACGACGTACAGCAGCGTATGCTGAATGCCGGTTTTACAGATGCTATCTATGAATCTGACAGGCAGGAAAAGGCTGTTTCCGGAAAGGATACCATACGTACCACCACCCGCATTGATTACATCTATCTCAGTAAGGACCTGGCAAAGAAGTTAAAGACCTGTCATTTCATTTATGATGATTTTACAGCTAAATACTCCGATCACCAGCCGGTATACATGGAAATTAAAAAATAA
- a CDS encoding RagB/SusD family nutrient uptake outer membrane protein, producing MKRKYSYLLSLLLLAGVSLSTGCKKLLEEDPSSFVSPGEFFQNENQCIAALNGCYIPLNSVYTADFMIAQEAATDLAFLNSSALDAKFEISPANPGMGDNLWSACYNGIMYCNAAIYGIENAKVAADRKPALKAEAVALRALYYYLLTSTFNDVPYYTQNISSLSALTEVMKLGRMSAVETRDKLIKELQEYAPKLPQARTSEVPQNRISAAMAYMLIGKMALWNKEYQVCADAMQAIRKIYGQLAQYPLKDTWFRNKNTPESIFEVQFTWSATGLRKTSTVACFFTPTKTAGTSTYDGVNIPELGSKANPFVSITPTEYFMGLYDFADPRRETILAYSYNGTYFKRPMQNNGTGKAWMGPKFWCPGMDNVSDGNNQKVFRYADALLMLAEAANETGDAGLALQCLNEVKSRAYDGLKLPAYPGKDQFFEEVKKERARELMGEYGRKWDLVRWGTFYKVVSQTSATEYDVIKNNLRPYHEYYPIPDKEVLRSGGTLTNPAYK from the coding sequence ATGAAAAGAAAATACAGTTATCTCCTTTCTTTATTGCTGCTGGCGGGTGTTAGCTTGTCCACCGGCTGTAAAAAACTGCTGGAGGAAGATCCCAGTAGCTTTGTTAGTCCGGGTGAATTTTTTCAGAACGAGAATCAGTGTATTGCTGCATTGAACGGTTGTTATATTCCGCTCAACAGCGTGTATACAGCTGATTTCATGATTGCGCAGGAAGCTGCTACAGACCTGGCTTTCCTGAACTCATCCGCGCTGGATGCCAAATTCGAAATATCACCAGCCAATCCTGGAATGGGTGATAATTTATGGTCGGCCTGTTATAATGGTATCATGTATTGCAATGCGGCGATATATGGCATTGAAAATGCTAAGGTGGCCGCCGACCGGAAACCTGCGCTGAAAGCGGAAGCGGTGGCGCTGCGGGCGTTGTACTATTATCTCCTTACCAGTACTTTCAACGATGTACCATATTATACGCAGAATATCAGTAGTCTGAGTGCTTTGACTGAGGTGATGAAACTGGGCAGAATGAGTGCGGTGGAAACCAGGGACAAGCTGATCAAAGAACTGCAGGAATATGCGCCGAAGTTGCCACAGGCACGTACTTCAGAGGTGCCTCAAAATAGAATATCTGCCGCTATGGCGTATATGCTTATCGGTAAGATGGCACTGTGGAATAAGGAATATCAGGTATGTGCAGATGCTATGCAGGCTATTCGCAAGATTTATGGCCAACTGGCGCAGTATCCGTTAAAGGATACCTGGTTCCGTAATAAAAACACGCCGGAATCCATTTTTGAAGTACAGTTCACCTGGTCGGCCACCGGTCTGAGGAAAACATCTACAGTGGCCTGTTTCTTTACGCCCACCAAAACAGCAGGTACCAGCACCTATGATGGGGTAAACATACCAGAATTGGGCTCCAAAGCCAATCCTTTCGTCTCCATTACACCTACTGAATACTTCATGGGACTGTATGACTTTGCAGATCCACGTCGTGAAACTATTTTGGCCTACAGCTATAACGGCACCTATTTCAAACGGCCCATGCAAAACAATGGTACCGGCAAAGCCTGGATGGGGCCTAAATTCTGGTGCCCGGGCATGGACAATGTGTCTGATGGTAACAACCAGAAAGTGTTCCGTTATGCAGACGCATTGCTGATGCTGGCTGAAGCGGCCAATGAAACCGGCGACGCAGGGCTCGCACTGCAATGCCTGAACGAAGTTAAATCCAGGGCATACGACGGCCTTAAACTTCCCGCATATCCCGGTAAAGATCAGTTTTTTGAAGAAGTGAAAAAAGAGCGTGCGCGTGAACTGATGGGAGAATACGGTCGTAAATGGGACCTCGTAAGATGGGGGACCTTCTACAAAGTTGTTAGCCAGACATCCGCTACAGAATATGATGTCATCAAAAACAACCTTCGCCCTTACCATGAATACTATCCGATACCGGACAAAGAAGTACTGCGTTCCGGCGGCACCTTAACTAATCCAGCTTATAAATAA